The following proteins are co-located in the Mesorhizobium australicum WSM2073 genome:
- a CDS encoding M24 family metallopeptidase, with translation MSIVVFDPDSTEDVDFKDRMRHPAAADPAGGMWLSDTEPSFIDADALRKGRLDKLRGWMREAGYGGVVLFDPYNQRYATGSRNMFGYFLRNSTRYFFIPADGPIVLFEYPQSYHVSMVLDTIEEARPSKLVWSSVSGRDDETAGPFADEIAELLRKHGGGSMKLGLDRCSHLQALALEKRGCEVRDCQGEILAVRAVKTPEEVKCLQVSMAGAEAAVYAVREAIKPGVSENDLFAIMYGEVIRQGGEFIETRLLTSGQRTNPWFNEASGRKIRPGELLALDTDTIGCYGYYSDFSRTFRCGPGRPTPYQKSLYRMAHDQVQHNISIVKPGMAFREIAEKAWKIPDRFVDQRYTSVMHGVGMHGETPFIAHAMDYETYGRDGHIVPGMVVSVESYIGEKGGREGVKLEDEILITETGTELLSRFPYEDEFLEKEI, from the coding sequence ACCGAGGACGTCGACTTCAAGGATCGCATGCGCCACCCGGCGGCGGCCGATCCGGCCGGCGGCATGTGGCTGTCCGACACCGAGCCGTCTTTCATCGATGCCGACGCCTTGCGCAAAGGCCGGCTCGACAAACTGCGCGGCTGGATGCGCGAGGCCGGCTATGGCGGCGTCGTTTTGTTCGACCCCTACAACCAGCGCTACGCCACCGGTTCGCGCAACATGTTCGGCTATTTCCTGCGCAACTCGACCCGCTATTTCTTCATTCCGGCCGACGGGCCGATCGTGCTGTTCGAATATCCGCAGAGCTACCATGTCTCGATGGTGCTCGACACGATCGAGGAGGCGCGTCCTTCCAAGCTCGTCTGGTCTTCGGTCTCCGGCCGCGACGACGAAACCGCCGGTCCCTTCGCCGACGAGATCGCCGAGCTGCTGAGAAAGCATGGCGGCGGCTCGATGAAGCTCGGGCTCGACCGCTGCAGCCATCTGCAGGCGCTGGCGCTTGAAAAGCGCGGCTGCGAGGTTCGCGATTGCCAGGGCGAAATCCTCGCCGTGCGCGCGGTGAAGACGCCGGAAGAGGTGAAATGCCTGCAGGTGTCGATGGCGGGCGCCGAAGCCGCCGTCTATGCGGTGCGCGAGGCGATCAAGCCCGGCGTTTCCGAAAACGATCTGTTCGCCATCATGTATGGCGAGGTCATCCGCCAGGGTGGCGAATTCATCGAGACGCGGCTCTTGACCTCGGGCCAGCGCACCAATCCGTGGTTCAATGAAGCCAGCGGCCGCAAGATCAGGCCCGGCGAATTGCTGGCGCTCGATACCGACACGATCGGCTGTTACGGCTATTATTCGGATTTTTCGCGCACCTTCCGCTGCGGGCCGGGCAGACCGACGCCTTATCAGAAATCGCTCTACCGCATGGCGCACGATCAGGTTCAGCACAATATTTCGATCGTGAAGCCCGGCATGGCGTTCCGCGAGATCGCCGAGAAGGCGTGGAAAATTCCGGACCGCTTCGTCGACCAGCGCTACACCTCGGTCATGCACGGCGTCGGCATGCATGGCGAGACACCATTCATCGCGCATGCCATGGATTACGAGACCTATGGCCGCGACGGCCATATCGTGCCAGGCATGGTGGTGAGCGTGGAAAGCTATATTGGCGAGAAGGGCGGCCGCGAAGGCGTCAAGCTGGAGGACGAAATCCTGATCACCGAGACCGGCACCGAGCTTCTGTCGCGCTTTCCCTATGAGGATGAGTTTCTGGAGAAAGAGATTTGA